The segment AGCTCCTCCTTCATCACCCATGTTTCAAAGAATTCCTCGCCATCATGGTTCCGCTTCAGAACTGTTTTGACCTCCTTCACGGCTTGATCCACAGATTGATGGTCTTTTGCGCGAATCAGAATATGCCCCACCTGATCGTTGCCCCAGAAATGGGTCTGAGCTGTCGTAATTGGAATAAATATTTGGTTGTCCTCACTACCTTCCGGATCAAGCCCCTTGCCTCTGGACTCCATCACACCCACGACGGTAAACCGTTGATTGTTAATTTTTATCTCTCTCCCGATTGGGTCAAGTTCCGCAAACAGATCCCTCCAGATCTCCTCCCCAATCACACAAACTTTGCTCCAGAGGCTAAGATCATCATCAGACAGAAACCTACCATATCCGCTGTACCACTTACGTGCAATCTGATACTCTTGAGAGGTGGCTTGCATCTGAGCGAACTTCCGTTTGCCGTCAACCGAAATCGTCGCGCTATCTCCAGCCTCTGGGGTTGCCACCTCAACGGAAGGACAGTCGGTTTGGATCGCACGCACATCTTCCATTTTCAGATAGTGCTTGCTCGGATTCCGCATCCACTTCTCATTCTTACGAATCCATTCGCGCCGATACACCCCGAACATGCTTGGGCCACCCACCTTTTCAACCTCCCACATCAGGATCTTCTTCGCACCCGCTCCGAAGGACATCATCGCGATGACACCCGCAATGCCAATCACAATGCCCAACATCGTCAAAAATGACCTCAATTTGTTTGAGCGTAGAATTGAGAATGCAGTGAATACCCCTTCTAACAGTTTCATCTAATTTCCTTTTCTGATTTGCCCCAGTTTTTCGTGAGCTTCTGCAACGAATGATTCGTCCAATCGCCCTGTTTCCAATTAACAATGGCCTTTCGGGTACGATGAAATCCACCCGCTTTTTGATTGCGAGGTTACCCCCTATGTGATAGAATACCCACCAATCTAGTGTTCAAGATGATATATTCGGATAAAATGTACTTCCACGCCTGCATCATTCAGACGACAATGTTGCCTGCAATGTTTAGAAATCAATTTTAGCAAGAGAGATTGGAAAATGTCAAGGATAGCCAGAGAATGCCGATGTGTCCTGTTCGATTGGGGTGACACCTTAATGCGGGACTTCCCGGAGTTTAGCGGACCGATGGCTACTTGGCACTATGTCGAAGCCCTCCCCAACGTCAAAGAGGTGCTCAGCGAACTTCGTCCACAATGGACACTCGCCCTCGCTACAAATACAGTCGATTCAGATGAGACGGCAATCTGGGAGGCGCTAGATCGGGTTGGACTCCGTTCATTATTGGATAAAGTCTACTGTTTCCAAACTATCGGTCACAGTAAGCCAGCGCCCGACTTTTTTGACTACATCGTCAAAAATCTTGGGTTGGATAGACATCGCCTGGTGATGGTGGGCGACGGCTTTGAGAAGGATGTGCTCGGAGCAAATCAGTCAGGGATTCGTGGCATCTGGTTTAACGAATCATCAACTGAAGTGAAAATCGGAAAGATGCACAGCACGATTTCCGACTTCCGATCTCTGCCGGATGCACTTGCCTCGTTCGGCATCGAATCTGATACCTAATGCAATTCCCCCTAACTTCCTACCCTTTTCAAACAGGAGGTCAATCCCTTCCTCGCTGGGAAAGACCAAAATAGGAAATTTCTGTTGATGGGAGAAAATGTGGACAATCGTTATGTCGCAGATTCACGGAAATCTCCTAGTACTGCACCCTCCATGTTGGATCGAGCCACCGTGCGGACGAGGGGAGAAGTATTGCTCCCATACCCGCGTCTCACTACCCAGAAAGAGATTGATGCCCATCGCGAAAAACTCCAGCAGTTAAAACGTAAGGACGCAGCTGCATGGCTTTTGCTTGATACTGTAACGGCCGGAACCCGCTTCTGGCTCAATTTTGGCGAATATTCGTTCGATCAACACGCCGGGCGAGAAGCCCTCCAGAACTACCTCCGGAGTTGGGCAGACACCTCCCAAACATCTGACCGTATTTACCTCCTCGCGGAAGTGAATGCGGATGCACCCTGTTACGACATCACGGATTATATCCAGCGTTGTGTCAACGGTGATCTCTCCATTGCTGACCGGTTGAAAGGGAGGACAATCTTTCGACTTTATCAAACAGAGACACAGGGGTATGACCTGTTAAGTCAACCGGGAGTTGGTGCACTCGCTCACCAAGTTTTGGAGAGGTACGTCCACGAATTTCACGATCTGATAGAAGGTGCCGTTGCAGGATTCTGCTGCGACTTCCCGACGTTTCTTTCTCCTTTCAAGGTGCCAGCAACCTCGATTCCTTGGAGCGATGCGTTTGGGGAGACTCTGGACTCAGAGCTGCTAGCTTACCTACCATTAATGTACTACGAAACTTATGACTCTGCAACAATCCGTAGTCTCTTTTGGGAGCAATTGACCCGGCAGTTTGTAGAGATCTGTGTCAGAGGATTAAGAGAATTTGTTCACCAATGGAATCTGCAATTCGGAATCAACCTCCCATCAACTGCCAAAGCGTTAGAGGTCGATATCGGAACTATTCTGAAAGCCGCAGACCGTCCCATCCTCGACGCTAATAAGCTGGATAAACGCAAACCGTTTTTAATTGCGAAGCAGATTGCTAGTCGCAGATTCCTCCGATTGGATCGGAGTCCACGAGAACCGGGATCGGAACGGAGCCATTTTGAATCCGTAGAAAGTTCAGGGCAGATCAGTCTATGCAGATCCGATTCACACGCAGATCGATTTGTTGCTGATAGTGCCTTGGGCTTCAATTCGTGGATACGTAACGCGGAACATAATAACAGTCAGGTTACATCAGGAGGCAGCGAGGTACATTACTTTAGTCAGTTTCTATCAATCGGAGTTCCGAAAAGATCGGTGCTTGTTCTCTCACCGATTCACAGTCTGTGGACGAAACCTGATCCAAAGGGGTGGAATTGGCTGGTAAAAG is part of the Candidatus Poribacteria bacterium genome and harbors:
- a CDS encoding HAD family hydrolase, coding for MSRIARECRCVLFDWGDTLMRDFPEFSGPMATWHYVEALPNVKEVLSELRPQWTLALATNTVDSDETAIWEALDRVGLRSLLDKVYCFQTIGHSKPAPDFFDYIVKNLGLDRHRLVMVGDGFEKDVLGANQSGIRGIWFNESSTEVKIGKMHSTISDFRSLPDALASFGIESDT
- a CDS encoding ABC transporter permease — translated: MKLLEGVFTAFSILRSNKLRSFLTMLGIVIGIAGVIAMMSFGAGAKKILMWEVEKVGGPSMFGVYRREWIRKNEKWMRNPSKHYLKMEDVRAIQTDCPSVEVATPEAGDSATISVDGKRKFAQMQATSQEYQIARKWYSGYGRFLSDDDLSLWSKVCVIGEEIWRDLFAELDPIGREIKINNQRFTVVGVMESRGKGLDPEGSEDNQIFIPITTAQTHFWGNDQVGHILIRAKDHQSVDQAVKEVKTVLKRNHDGEEFFETWVMKEELKSANRIIMVIELILVIIASVALVVGGIGILNIMLVSVTERIPEIGLRKAVGAKSRDIRAQFLIESVILCLIGSLIGIALGAALGSGFAWAVSKLMKDFIEWPSVITVESVLTAVCAGGGVGVFFGYYPASRAAKLTPIDAIRHT